DNA from Quercus lobata isolate SW786 chromosome 1, ValleyOak3.0 Primary Assembly, whole genome shotgun sequence:
CTAACCACTCTCTTTAATATTCACATTAATTGCATTATTGCTAAAATTTACACTTAAGCATAATTACTATAGGTCAATTTAAAATTACTGACACCATATCTTGAGATCAGTAGGTGACCATTCTAAAAACTTTACAAACtcatctctttgattttattccTTAGACCCACTTGTATCCTAGTGGGTGCATGGAAATGCCCATGTGTTGGTGTTGCCATCTTGATCCACTTATTAGGTGCATGGCAATACATGTGCTACTATAGTAGCTCTTATATAACCATTGCATgctttttaataatattttttatcctcataattttgatgttaagacttaagaccaaattgagtttattttcgtaatatatattatttttattgtgattACCTcatacaatttttataattttggatAATTACCCAGTGTGTTAGATGAAAAAAACTGCACACCCCTTAGTTAGATGCTTACGAATCCTAAATATTTgcattagaaaaagaaaagaaaagaaattccttTATTGAAgtcctaaatatatatatatatatatatatatatattttgtaaccacctcatacaaatttttttttttttaagtcctcCCAAACGGTTCATTAGttaccatttatttatttatttattttttaaaaaatatggttGCATCAGATTGAATTCGCATATTCATTTCTTGGTGTAGACTATAAATGTTTTAGTactttttatgtattttaataTGGATAAAGTTTAGCCACaaaattctcataaaaaaaaaattacttacaaaattagttgtagtttaAAGCTATAACTTTAGTTGTAACTTATgattacaacaaattttgtaactaaattttgtcgtCTGGATatatttcttcctttttatttcttcAGGCATCTATATTGGTTATAGGACCCCTAAACCAGTGACGAGCACTGAAAACCCAAGACGCAATGACAAGAATAAACAAACAGCCAACCGCTACAGGAGTGTAGTTGAGTGTCTCATTAGTAATGGGATAGGATACAGGCAATGAGAAGAGGACTGAGATGGTTGCCACCCAGAGAACGGCAATCCAACCAACAAGGATCCCATAGCGGCCCAAGTTGAAAGGTCCGGGGATAAAGGACTTGCGTGCCAAAGTCACTCTAAAGAAGATGGGTAGGGCATAAGCAATGTACAGTCCAATAGTTGCTATAGATACCATAGCCTGAAATGCCACTGTGCTTCCCAGAGACTGCAAAACATTTAAAATGAACAAGTATACAGTTCTCAGCTGAATAACAGAAATAAAAGCTTTTGCATGAGGGTATTAAGGGCTAAGTGCAATAGTGTACGTGCATTggccaacatataaaatgacatAACTTGGGACTTAACCAAGATCAAGCCATATTTCCAATGTTGTATTTTGTAAATCTGTATCGATAAATCTACCCTTAGAACTGTCATTTAAACTCTATTTGGgatctgtttattttgctgaaaatgaaattttttttgttgaaagtactatagataaagataaaatttagttaaaataatacagtgagactcatgaatagtaccaaaaaatacaGTGAAGCTCATGaattgtaacaaaaataagctgaatagtaaaataaattggtaaaaataaatttttccaaacacacacttagtaaactaaacaaacaaacataaaaaaaaaaaattaaaaaaaattaaaattttttttaaaaaaaaaaaaaaggtccatcACCAATTATATATCTAACCttccccccaccccacccccccttttcatttttattttcttcaattcATGCATGCTGGAAAAGTCCAGGGAAATAAATATTTCATGCATGTTACTATGAAGAATGGATTTGGAAAAAGGACACATATACAATACAATGTGTATGTGCCATCTTTGGGTCAATTGGCACCTCCTGTGTTTCAAACTAAGGCATCCAAGATTCATACCTTCCCTCATCCATTTCAAATGTATAGTAGAATACTTGACTTACTCATGCAGGCATCACTAGTTTATGCGTTAGTCATAATGTATGTCATAAACCCTTCAATAGTTTTACTTGCAATTCTTTCCTAGTCTTTACTTAAAGAGGTCTTCTCCTAGTGCTCGAGGTGTTTCCAATACTTATAAATCAGTAGCTTAAATGTATCAGATacaatgtcaaaattttatatgCCAATGAAGTATTGGATTGATATATAGGAAGTATTTGAAAAGTATTATCTCTGATTAGATAGATTTGGATATGATACAAATATAATTCCCTTGAAGAATTTTCCAGCTACATAGCCAACAATTCTCATTGTTATCCACTAAAAGAGAGACAAATTTTAATGCACTGTAGTGGCAACTCCAGTGCAGTGCATAACTATAACAACGAAGAACTCTATATATAATGATATAATGTCTATGACAATTAGAAGAGCAATTCATCTAAAACACAATagaaggggaggggggggggggggatttgcATACCGTCAGAGCCATGCAAAATGATATAAAGGCAGAGAGCCACACAGCATTTATGGGGACCTCCTGATTGTTCACTTTATGCCAAACTGATGAAAATGGCATGGCTCCATCTCTAGAGAAGGCATAAGCCATCCTGAAAATGAATATTATGCAGTAAATAGTTAAGGGATCAAAAAGTGAGTCCTATCTCATGTTATTAAGTCAAAGAAATGTATGCTTACCTTGAGTTGCTAGTAACAGAACTCATACCACAGAAAAATATGGCAACAGCAACCACTCCCAAGCAAATAATTCCTCCAACGCCAGTGCCGTATCGACTCTTAAATACTTGGTAAAATATTTCAGCAATGGCATAACCACCAGCATCATTGTTTTCATCTAAAAGGTCTGATATGTTAGTTACTGCAAAGGTGATCCCAAGTATGTATCCCCATCCAACAATAATAGATATCCCAATGGAACTGATTATTCCTCTTGGTCCATTCTTATCAGCACTCTTGGTTTCCTCTGTCTAGAATTAGAAATTCACAGGAAACAGTAGGATTTAGTTACAGTTATATGAATAAATGCTAAGTCATCAGCAGAAAGAAAAGTGCCAAACTCAAAGAATTGGGACTAAGAATGGCATAAATTCCAGATACCTAGTTTAAGATTCTGTTTATCTGAAATAAATTAACTGAAATATTTTGTAAGCAAGTAGAACTGAAAATAAGCACCTGATTTTATGAGCTTGGATTCGCATTTCAAGAATGACTAGCCATActtgaaaaactgaaaagatCTGATTCCAGAGATTTTGTTATTAAcaaacttttcattttattgaGTAGTGTCATGGGGTCACCTAATAAAAGTTTTGAAACTTCTCAGACATGTCAAGATCGACACTTTTCTTTCTGCTTCTGAAGGCAGTGGTTTTATTTGAAGGGATGAAGAGAACAGTGCAATTTACCATATGAGCAGAGGCATCGTACCCGACTAGGGTATATTGACTCATTAGAAGTCCCAGAACAAATATGTATACTTTACTATTGATTCCCTCACCATTATCGGTGTTGAAGTGAGTGAAAACAAACTTGGCACTAGCCCTCTCTGTTGCGACAGTGGGAATGAGAATCATAAGAATGAAGACACCTGAGGATGCCAAGAGGCATTAGAGATCCAAGAAGCAATACCATGGGAAAACTTGAAGAGGAGAAATGGAAAGGAAAATCTTCATACCTACTAGGTTCCATGCAGCAGCTAATTGTCCAAAGAAAGATAACAACGTGATAGGAAGACTGTTGATGATAGCATGTAGGAGTAAAATTGCCCCATGGAAACCAATAACAACATATTTGGATGCCTCATATCCCCCTCCATTTTTTCCACCTGTGCTAAGTAGAATTATCACTGAAATCACCTGTGCAAGTGAGTAATCTACACTTGTTGTGACAGCCCACTGCATGAAAATGTATCCAAATCAGTTAAGAGTTCATAACAGATTGTATCACATCCAAGACAAGCTTGACCTCCTAGTGGATTTTGAATAACTTGAAACTCCAGGACAAATGATGCTCAGTAATACCTGACCAACAATGTTGAACctgcataaacataaaaataatttactgtGCATCAGAAGATGTGATTGCAGCAATTCCAAATTCCCTGTATCTTATGATTGGCTTGACCAGCTGGTTCAACAAAATACCTAAGATTTTAGGCTTAGTGGCAACAAGccaacaataaaacaaaactgactctctttttttaaaagatatatGACACTGACTAATGACTTTTCACTCATTGTTCAACTTATGACAGACAGTGCATATTGTAACAAGCACTATAATTACAGGTtgtgaaaaaaagagaaatagcaAACAACGTGTGTTGAGCACATTTTAAAGTTGGCTCAATCACCTTAGTTTCTTTcattagaaattaaattccCTGCATGGGAAGTTGGCACCTTTTTCACAGCCCCAAAGGAACAAAACTAGAGTGGCaaccaaagaagaaaaacccAGCATATTTTAAGAAATTGGGAAGTTTACGAAGGACAAAGACTTTAAGCTCATATGGGAATTAATGCCATGGTCTACTATGATTGAAGCTTTAGCATTGAGAACCCCTAGGAATTGATTCCCTGATAATTGAACTAAACGCCCCTTGAGGTCATAATCAGAGTCAGATGCCTGTTTCTTAAGACAGCTAATGCAAATCAAATCCTGAGAATGCTTGCTGATGATTGCAGGTGGTTGATGATGACGTTCCGCCCAGAGACTTGCATCATGCTTACCGGAAGTGTAACAAATAGGCAGACCTGTTGACAAAGAAAGGAAGTCTACACTCTAAAGATGAAGCCTTTTGTGGTTTACCATTTCCCCATGAGGACAATAGGCCATCGTTGGCTTCTCACATTTCAAATATGTACCCCAATTGTACATTCTTTCATTGATCTAATCCTAGATCCTTTTCTACCCACTTCCTCTAAAACCCCAATAAAAATTCGACCACCACCTTACTAAGTATTGCAGATCTCATGATTCATGAATTCCAAGCACAACTTGAATTCCTCAAAAAGCACAGAAATatacagcaacaacaacaacagcaattATACTAAAGCTTagtccaaaattttggggttagTTATGGATTCTCAACAGTCTAGCTAGGGTCGGGTACATTTATAATTAAAGAACTTTATAAATGTTAGATCAAAGCACTCATTGTGTCAACTAACCAGTGGTGATAAAAGCTATTAAGGGGCCAAACcaatttatcttttttcattCTTCCTATGATTAATACTGCAATTCAAACCAACATAGTAAGTAACTTTCTAAGAAAATGATTACCAGCCAGTTATCCATGAGGCAAAGGGTGCCCATCCTGGGCCAGCAAGCTTTGCACTCCAATAGTAGAGACCACCAGAGGTTGGGTAAGAGGAACATATCTCACTCATAGACAACCCAACAAACATGGTGAACGCACCAGCTATTAACCATCCATAAGCAAAAGAAACTGGCCCACCATAGGTTAGCCCAGTGTTGTAAAGTGTGGTTAAACCAGTAAGCACAGAGATTACAGAAAATGTAAACGCAAAGTTCGAAACCAACCTGCAATTCCCAAtaacaaaacccataaacctcAATGACCCACTTCAAGTTTTGCTATGAATTGAGGATCAAAGagcaaaacaaagcaaaagaatGAGAAACAAGAAAAGGGTTGTTGAGAAAATTTACGATAGATCACGCTTGAGCTCTTGTTTGTAGCCAAGCTCATGAAGCCTGGCATGTCCTGAATCAACAGAAACGCTGCCGTTTTCAATACCAGAAACCATCTTCTCACAGCAGAGAAGAGTcggaaagagaaaaagaggaagCAAAAGATTTGAGTTTTTTGTTGTTTCAACCACATATTCAATCTCTTTCCTTCCTTCCTGgagtctctctttttctctctcaatagTGTATAACTGAGAGACTGATACTATTACTCTGATCTTTTTATACTAATTTCAATAGTGTGTGAGGGAGAAGCAAAATCAAACGTGTGGAATAAAGAAttgtatatactatattttttttggcaatataGCAACTATAAGCACAACTCAATGATCAAACAGAGCCGCCAATAATATACACAAAGTTGGAATCTTTGATAGCTGGAGAAGAAGGTGGTGGTGACTGGTGAATGACTATACGTGATTTGCCTTGCTTTGTACTTTGCAAATGTATTTTGATGATTTCCAGAATTTTCGTAGCTAATCCGCAACATCTTTGCATGTGATTAGTtgtttttggttgaaatttgaatttattaacggaattactttttaaaaaaaataaataaataataaccaGTAACAAATTgatacttaagatttgttgtggaAAGAGAATTTCTCGAGTTTAAATAAGACATGTTGAACTTTCTTAATTATTATAGTATAAATGTTCAGCTAGTTCTCCTATATAACCGTTAATACTAGATTGTTTCATAGGCTTGATACTATATTCTACAGATGAGATTCTAACTCTTTTTTAAGTCTTAACAGCTAGTAGATCCTATGAGCATACATAATAGTGaagttaaaaatttagctatttggcactataaaaagttattttaccTACATATGCTACAGCAGtagatctattttaactttcaacacaataaaataatataaatattacaataaaataagatatttactacaataaaataatacatccaCTACACACAACTATTAAACACAACCATCAGAGAGAGGTGAGAAAACACTGTAAataaaatacccccaaaaatttcatcaatagagaaagaaaatgcAAGATAGCAGAGAGAGGGTGGAGCTTGGAGGTTCGGCCTTTGAGGTGGAgatctagagagagaaaatgtgaGATAGAGTGGCCGGCGCTGGGCAAGGGCTTGGTCGGCGACAACGGGCAGAAATGAAGAGGGTGAGGACTGAGTAGAGAGGAGCAACGGGCAAAAATGgaaaagaggagagaagaaaagaaaaaaataatattaaaatattctgaTTAGTGTGAACGtaacataaattttgttttccccttcctttgagctacagtgcacagccaTAGATAGCTGTGCACTGTTgcaatgaagctaaaaaaaatagctttagctccactgctgtatgattatttttgtattttggtggagctaaaatagctatatagttTTTTAGCTCTACTACTACAAGTGCTCTTAAGGACAACAAACACTTTTAAGTGGTGTCATAAAGACACGTGCTAAAAACTAATGGATATTCAATTATGAGTTgtatacccttttttttttttttttaataattttaattgtagGCATATTTCATTTTGATTGTGTGcgaatttctttttatttggataaagtttgaatatatatatatatatatatatatatatatatacacacacatacaaacacacacaaagacACCATTTAATGGAAATTGAATGAATTATGTGGacatttagggtctgtttgagattcgcttattttgctataattgaaactttttgttaaaagtactgtaattaaatgtaaaagttagttgaaatagtacagtgagacatataaatagtatcaaaaagtgcagtagagttcatgaatagtaacaaaaataattaaatagtaaaataagttagctttttaatttggagtcAAACACACCTTCAATGACATGTCTTTTTTGGCCTGATTGGCTGATTGCaaaaatacataataataaGATAATTATTGCTTTGACAACCGACTTGAGTGAGAACTTTAATAAAAGGACCACAAACACtttcttccattaaaaaaaaagaaagaaatgttaACAATGTCCTTATAATATTAGTTTAGGAGttattttttgggggtaaaGTTTGAGTTTAGTGTCTAGTTGCAGTAGATCTATTGAGATTATAACATGTGTCTATTTTTGAACACATGTCACTATTTTAACAAGTCCAGTACACTACATGCACTGGACTTAAACCTCACCCTATATTTAGAAGcaattttttaggaaaataataaatcaataattgTTATTAgctgtttttatatatttctcattaaaatagtatcaaaactttttaatgatttattaacaattgttctaagagcatccacgcgaccaaaaaaaaaaaaaaaaaaaataccacaaaCACTTTGGACTTTGTAGTTTGTACGACCTCTTCAAGTAAGATTCACAAAGACGCAAACTGTATAGACTTCTAGACTTTATAGAGGATTCTGGTGTTGTAACATTTGACATAGCAGTAATAATATCTTTTACCTACAATAGAACAACAAATCTAGTGGCAAaatatttgacaatttttgtttCACAATTCATAATAGCTAAATCTTCACCATAGAATAAGCTTTATCTGTTAATAGATTTActttaaaatattgttaagGATCCTCACTGGATGAttcaaacaaatcatcaaagaTAATAACACTTGTATTGCATTGACTAATataatacaaagtcattatcTTCTTTCAAGGATAATAAAATTCAACTATATAATtggttcttaaaaaaaaaatcaacaatatgaTTTATTGGCCAATATAACCATATAATTTACTAAAATAGGAAATGTAAGGAATGAATTCTATAAAAATTTTGTCCtaaatatatgagagagagagagagagagagagagagggggggggggggaggacaGTAGCACGTTCACCAGGTGGATTTATGACAGCACATTGCATAGAAATTTCATATATGAAAGGTacgtagaaaaaaaaaatgtaaaaattgacTTGCTTGCATTTCAACTTGTATGCAATAAGTTGaattttcatttccatttttcaaTGAAGTTTCTTCatgttgatttattttcttgCGTTGTGTCTTTAATCTCTACGAAAATGGAAGGTTAATCTTTGTCCGGATAATTATATATACGGCGATGAATTATGAAACCATTTCAAGCAACTTTTCCAATCTCTTAAGCCGTTACTTAACCAAAGTAAAATCCAACCCTCTTTTTTGCCCCTTCAAACTACAAAGTCAAATCCAACCCTCTTTCCCCCACTCTTTCccccttgttttttttttttttttttttttttttttttttttttttttgagataattacaatatgttgCTAACCCTATAGTTCAGACCCTTTTCCCCCTAGAcctccaagcactttgtgcacagggaggtgccaattcagctacaaatTCTTTGGCCCTCTTGGTTTTTTTATTGGAActaacaactatattttatttgttcttatggAGTGGAAGGGATAAGGGTCagggttcaagttttcaaaaaaggatttcacatacatataaacttatattaaGTGAGTGTAAAatttctatattcttttttaaaagcgATATTGTATTTATTATCAACTTGCTAATCAATCTAATCATGCTAGGTCTTAAAGCATCCAACCCACTTTTGACCTTGGGTATGCAAGTTATCAACCAATTTGACAAGGTAGTCGGATCGGTTCAACCTGCAAATTCTCTCGTTGATAGTGGCGTTACAATGATTTGGTGACCAAAATCTACATGGAGATTTTAACATCTCCATTAATTCTCTCTCAAGCTAAGATTGAGTAGGAAAAGGAAGATTTTAATAACTCTAATTTGTACACATTAATATTTCGAGGTACATAACTATGCAGATTCTATAGAACACTAACTTAGTACACGTTGATTGAAACTAAatcaaacttttatatatatatatatatatatatatgaccaaaaagtccaaaactaaataaaattttattaaatctcttttgtctttctttgGATAAACTCTATTTAAATtatgtttcatattttataatatCCAATGAATGAAACTCCCTCAGCTTAGGCACAACAACTCACATGCTTGTTTTCCTCCCTTTTGACACTTGACAGCTTAGCTTACACGAATGTGGATTTGTTTACACCACTCT
Protein-coding regions in this window:
- the LOC115974839 gene encoding amino-acid permease BAT1 homolog isoform X2 — translated: MMQVSGRNVIINHLQSSASILRFNIVGQWAVTTSVDYSLAQVISVIILLSTGGKNGGGYEASKYVVIGFHGAILLLHAIINSLPITLLSFFGQLAAAWNLVGVFILMILIPTVATERASAKFVFTHFNTDNGEGINSKVYIFVLGLLMSQYTLVGYDASAHMTEETKSADKNGPRGIISSIGISIIVGWGYILGITFAVTNISDLLDENNDAGGYAIAEIFYQVFKSRYGTGVGGIICLGVVAVAIFFCGMSSVTSNSRMAYAFSRDGAMPFSSVWHKVNNQEVPINAVWLSAFISFCMALTSLGSTVAFQAMVSIATIGLYIAYALPIFFRVTLARKSFIPGPFNLGRYGILVGWIAVLWVATISVLFSLPVSYPITNETLNYTPVAVGCLFILVIASWVFSARHWFRGPITNIDA
- the LOC115974839 gene encoding amino-acid permease BAT1 homolog isoform X1, with product MVSGIENGSVSVDSGHARLHELGYKQELKRDLSLVSNFAFTFSVISVLTGLTTLYNTGLTYGGPVSFAYGWLIAGAFTMFVGLSMSEICSSYPTSGGLYYWSAKLAGPGWAPFASWITGWFNIVGQWAVTTSVDYSLAQVISVIILLSTGGKNGGGYEASKYVVIGFHGAILLLHAIINSLPITLLSFFGQLAAAWNLVGVFILMILIPTVATERASAKFVFTHFNTDNGEGINSKVYIFVLGLLMSQYTLVGYDASAHMTEETKSADKNGPRGIISSIGISIIVGWGYILGITFAVTNISDLLDENNDAGGYAIAEIFYQVFKSRYGTGVGGIICLGVVAVAIFFCGMSSVTSNSRMAYAFSRDGAMPFSSVWHKVNNQEVPINAVWLSAFISFCMALTSLGSTVAFQAMVSIATIGLYIAYALPIFFRVTLARKSFIPGPFNLGRYGILVGWIAVLWVATISVLFSLPVSYPITNETLNYTPVAVGCLFILVIASWVFSARHWFRGPITNIDA